One Lepus europaeus isolate LE1 chromosome 7, mLepTim1.pri, whole genome shotgun sequence DNA segment encodes these proteins:
- the LOC133763038 gene encoding trithorax group protein osa-like gives MLVGQEKPPGAESRSPESSSLGGRASPVERARGQLRSAPSWKRAGGAGPVLRGIPPGRDCPLLAHTLPSRARRRAGASARYPNSGPGSIPQYPNSGPGLHAPVSQHTPTAGPGSIPQYPNSGPGSIPQYPNSGLGSIPQYPNSGLGSIPRYPNSGRDSIPQYPNSGPGSIPRYPNSGPGLHPPYPNSGLGSIPQYPNSGLGSIPQYPNSGPGSIPRYPNSGPGLHPPYPNSGPGSIPQYPNSGPGSIPQYPNSGPGLHPPYPNSGLGSIPQYPNSGRGSIPQYPNSGPGSIPQYPNSGPGSIPQYPNSGPGSIPQYPNSGPGSIPRYPNSGPGSIPRYPNSGPGSIPQDPNSGPGSIPHTPTAGPGSIPQYPNSGLGSIPQYPNSGRGSIPQYPNSGPGSIPQYPNSGLGSIPRYPNSGPGSIPRYPNSGPGSIPQDPNSGPGSIPQYPNSGPGSIPRYPNSGPGSIPRYPNSGPGSIPQYPNSGPGSIPQYPNSGPGSIPQYPNSGPGLHPPYPNSGPGSIPQYPNSGPGSIPQYPNSGRGSIPQYPNSGPGSIPHGPGSIPRYPNSGPGSIPQYPNSGPGSIPQYPNSGPGSIPQYPNSGRGSIPQYPNSGPGPGWSRELGAQI, from the exons ATGTTAGTAGGGCAGGAAAAGCCCCCGGGGGCTGAGAGCCGGAGTCCGGAGTCCAGCAGCCTTGGAGGAAGGGCGAGTCCGGTGGAGCGGGCCCGAGGCCAGCTTCGCAGCGCCCCCTCCTGGAAGCGGGCGGGCGGTGCCGGCCCCGTCTTGCGTGGAATCCCGCCGGGGCGcgactgccccctgctggcccacacgCTGCCTAGCCGTGCCCGACGGCGGGCCGGGGCGAGCGCCCGG TACCCCAACAGCGGGCCGGGCTCCATCCCCCAGTACCCCAACAGCGGGCCCGGGCTCCATGCCCCAGTATCCCAACA TACCCCAACAGCGGGCCCGGGCTCCATCCCCCAGTACCCCAACAGCGGGCCGGGCTCCATCCCCCAGTACCCCAACAGCGGGCTGGGCTCCATCCCCCAGTACCCCAACAGCGGGCTGGGCTCCATCCCCCGATACCCCAACAGCGGGCGGGACTCCATCCCCCAGTACCCCAACAGCGGGCCGGGCTCCATCCCCCGATACCCCAACAGCGGGCCCGGGCTCCATCCCCCA TACCCCAACAGCGGGCTGGGCTCCATCCCCCAGTACCCCAACAGCGGGCTGGGCTCCATCCCCCAGTACCCCAACAGCGGGCCGGGCTCCATCCCCCGATACCCCAACAGCGGGCCCGGGCTCCATCCCCCA TACCCCAACAGCGGGCCGGGCTCCATCCCCCAGTACCCCAACAGCGGGCCGGGCTCCATCCCCCAGTACCCCAACAGCGGGCCCGGGCTCCATCCCCCA TACCCCAACAGCGGGCTGGGCTCCATCCCCCAGTACCCCAACAGCGGGCGGGGCTCCATCCCCCAGTACCCCAACAGCGGGCCGGGCTCCATCCCCCAGTACCCCAACAGCGGGCCGGGCTCCATCCCCCAGTACCCCAACAGCGGGCCGGGCTCCATCCCCCAGTACCCCAACAGCGGGCCGGGCTCCATCCCGCGATACCCCAACAGCGGGCCGGGCTCCATCCCCCGATACCCCAACAGCGGGCCGGGCTCCATCCCCCAGGACCCCAACAGCGGGCCGGGCTCCATCCCCCA TACCCCAACAGCGGGCCCGGGCTCCATCCCCCAGTACCCCAACAGCGGGCTGGGCTCCATCCCCCAGTACCCCAACAGCGGGCGGGGCTCCATCCCCCAGTACCCCAACAGCGGGCCGGGCTCCATCCCCCAGTACCCCAACAGCGGGCTGGGCTCTATCCCGCGATACCCCAACAGCGGGCCGGGCTCCATCCCCCGATACCCCAACAGCGGGCCGGGCTCCATCCCCCAGGACCCCAACAGCGGGCCGGGCTCCATCCCCCAGTACCCCAACAGCGGGCCGGGCTCCATCCCCCGATACCCCAACAGCGGGCCGGGCTCCATCCCGCGATACCCCAACAGCGGGCCGGGCTCCATCCCCCAGTACCCCAACAGCGGGCCGGGCTCCATCCCCCAGTACCCCAACAGCGGGCCGGGCTCCATCCCCCAGTACCCCAACAGCGGGCCCGGGCTCCATCCCCCA TACCCCAACAGCGGGCCGGGCTCCATCCCCCAGTACCCCAACAGCGGGCCGGGCTCCATCCCCCAGTACCCCAACAGCGGGCGGGGCTCCATCCCCCAGTACCCCAACAGCGGGCCGGGCTCCATCCCCCA CGGGCCGGGCTCCATCCCGCGATACCCCAACAGCGGGCCGGGCTCCATCCCCCAGTACCCCAACAGCGGGCCGGGCTCCATCCCCCAGTACCCCAACAGTGGCCCGGGCTCCATCCCCCAGTACCCCAACAGCGGGCGGGGCTCCATCCCCCAGTACCCCAACAGCGGGcccgggccaggctggagccgagAGCTGGGGGCCCA AATATGA